CCGGATTGTATTTTTTCAGTTCGCCGTCATGAATGGCGAGGGCGATCCAGTCGCCATATTCACACATGGCAAAGATATGCTCGCCCATCAGGCTGTTGCCATTCTTATCGGTATGGTATTGAGTGAATGAATCTGTTTCGGGGTTGTAACGGAAGATACCGACTCCTGCCGTGCCGATCCACACCTCGCCGTTTTCTTTTACACAGATGGCTTCCGTACTTTCCCGTTTGATATTATCCTTGTTGGTGATGGCATAATAATATAACTTCTCGTCTTTATAACGGAAAGCGCCCTGGTCAGGGATCAGCACCCATATATTTCCATCATGGTCGGACGTTATTCTGGCTACCCAGTTGAACATTCTTTCCCCATTCTCAGCCTCCAGGTTGATGAAAGAAAATTTGTCGTAAACCGGATCATAGATATACACGCCCCGGTCTGTACCTACCCACAACTTTTTATTTTCATCTTCAAAAAGGGCGGATATATTGTGATTGCTTGTTCCGGTGATATAATCGTCGCAATTGAATGTCTGGATAGAGGTTCCGTCATAACGGTTCAACCCGTTTTTGGTCCCGAACCACATAAAGCCATAACTGTCCTGTAGGATTACTTTGACCTGACTTTCTGATAAGCCGTCTTCACTTGAGATATGTGAAAAGTAATAATTAAATGGTTTTCTGTTGGCGGCATATAGCCCGGACAGACAGAAAATCATCAGCAAAAGGTATAGAACAGATTTTCTCATAAAGACAGCCTGTAATGTGTTGTGTGTTTTCTTTATACAAAGATGATAAAAAAAACGTAGAACCCAACTCTACACAGAATCATTTCTTGATTATAACCCGGTTCTACTGTGAGTTCCCAATTAAATGAAAATAATTGTGTATTCGCACACACAATATGCTTTGTATTTAAAAAAAATGATATATATTTGCCGCAAATCATGAAAAACCAGTAAGAAATGAGCACATTAGGCAATGTAGGTCAGAAAATGACCCAGTACAGATGGACAATCTGTGCGATGTTGTTTTTCGCAACGACAGTAAATTATCTCGACCGTCAGGTCTTATCACTAACCTGGGATGAATTTATCAAACCCGAATTTCATTGGAATGAATCCCATTACGGAACGATCACTTCTGTATTCTCTATTGTATATGCTATTTGTATGTTGTTTGCCGGTCGCTTTATCGACTGGATGGGTACGAAGAAAGGATATCTTTGGTCAATTGGTGTCTGGTCGGCTGGTGCTTGTTTGCATGCTTTGTGTGGTGTTGTAACAGAACATTATGTAGGTATGAACAGTGCTGCCGAATTGATTGCTGCAACAGGTGATGTAGTGGTTGTTTTGGCTACTGTCAGTATGTATTGCTTCCTGGTTGCCCGCTGTGTGCTGGCATTAGGAGAGGCAGGTAACTTCCCGGCAGCTATTAAGGTAACAGCCGAGTATTTTCCGAAAAAAGACCGTGCCTATGCGACATCTATATTTAATGCCGGTGCCTCTATCGGTGCTTTGATCGCTCCGCTGACTATTCCGCCGTTGGCTAAATGGCTGGGTTGGGAGATGGCGTTTATCGTAATTGGTGCGTTGGGCTTTGTTTGGATGGGGATGTGGGTATTTATGTACACTTCGCCAGCCAAAAGTAAACATGTAAATGCTGCTGAACTCGCTTATATTGAGCAGGATAAACACGAAGAGGGTGTAGCTCCGGAATTGCCGGAAGACCAGCAGAAGAAAATAGGTTTTTGGCAGTGTTTTACTTTTAAACAGACTTGGGCATTCGTTGTCGGTAAATTCATGACAGACGGTGTATGGTGGTTCTTCTTGTTTTGGACTCCTTCTTATTTGAATACACAATTCGGGATCAAAACTTCAGATCCGTTGGGCATGGCACTTATCTTTACTTTATATGCCGTGACAATGCTCTCTATTTACGGTGGTAAACTGCCGACTATATTTATCAACCGTACAGGTATGAACCCGTATGCAGCCCGTATGAAAGCGATGTTGATCTTTGCTTTCTTCCCGCTCGTTGTATTGCTGGCGCAACCGCTGGGTACGATCTCTCCCTGGTTCCCGGTTATATTGATCGGTATCGGTGGTGCAGCTCATCAGTCCTGGTCTGCTAACATTTTCTCTACGGTAGGCGATATGTTCCCGAAATCAGCGATTGCGAGTATTACCGGTATCGGTGGTATGGCTGGCGGTGTAGGTTCGATGATCCTGCAAAAAGTGGCGGGTAACCTGTTTGTTTATGCGGATGAGACTCATATGACGTTTATGGGATTCGAAGGGAAACCAGCGGGATATTTCATTATCTTCTGCGTATGTTCGGTCGCTTATCTGATCGGATGGGTAGCAATGAAGGCTTTGGTACCGAAATATAAAGTGATTACATTGGACTAATTGATAGTTAAGTATAATAAAACCGGAGTATTAAAAGCTCTGTATGAAATGAAAAAGCCCTGGGTGATCCCGGGGCTTTTTTGATATTCATTCTGTTTTTACAGGAATGCCGCCGCTTTGCTGAATATACTGTTGAATTCCTGGTTTACGAGTGTCTGGTCGGTCTTTGACCGGAACGGGAACGGTATCTGATGTGAATAGGGGAAAGGAAAATCCAGTTCTTCCAGTATCTTGCCGGATGCTTTGCCCAATGCTTTGATCACTCCGCCGGTCGGCATGACGACATCTTTCTTCAGTGAGATCGCCTGGATCCGGTGACATGCTTTCTGGAAAAAGGATTCGCGGTATTCCTGTAGCACATCCGGACGGATCATGGCTTTGAAAGCCTGTTCGAGGAAATCATTCTTAAACGAAGTCGGTAAAGAACGGTTTTCCAGGAAGTCATGGCGGTAAAAACGCTGCAGGCTGTCGAATGCCTCCTGATCCATGATGTCGCGTGCATTTCCATCCATCTCGCTGAATATGGAACCGCCGCAGAACATGAACAGGCGGGTGTCGTTGAACATTTTCTCCGGATTACTCAATAATAATACCTGCGACAGCAATGCTCCGATCGAGTAGGCAAACAGATTGATGGACGTATCTTCTTTGAACAGAGGATGTCTGCCGCTTTTGATTTCGTATACCAGTTGCCAGAGGTTATACACCGATTCCCGTCCCGAGGCATAGAAGCGCAACGGGTTTATTGACAGCCGACTGCTTAATGCCACATTGGCAAAGGTGGAGTTGACCAGGTTGTTTATTTCCTGTTTCCGTTTGCCGACCCAGGGTAATACAGTTCGCGGATTGCACCAGCTGCCCGGTGTCCGGTTCATATGGAAAGCGATCGGGAAAAGTATGACCGGCTTTCCGGTCGACTCGGTCAGGTATTCGGCCCAGGTCAGGTATTTTTCCCAGGTTCGTTCGTTCAATCCGTGCAGGAGAATGATGGCTTTGTCGCGCTTCTCTTTTCCGGAAGGGGCAAAAACCGTATAATTAAATATTTTATTTTCCTGGATATGGTCGTCGGTGACGGAACAGAATTCGGTCGTGGCAAGCTCCTTTTGGAATTCGTTTATTTCGCTGGCACCTATTGTCTGCGTAAAACGAAAGGGAGTTATTTCCAGACGGCTCTCTTCCAGGCGTGCCTTTTTATCGTACGAAAAAAGGCTGTTTAGTTGTTGTGTGCGAAGTGAGATATCCATAACAATCGATTTTTGATGCAAACAAACATTATTAAAACAATCCTTGCAAATAAATGGTTCCGGTGAACTCCGGCAGGGGCATAAATCCGAATAGCGGGGTGAAATTTTTGTATACGGGGTGAATGTTTCGGGATTTACTAGTACATTTGTTACCAAATAAGAGGCAAAAGATATGGGAATGCTCGGTCATAAAATACCCGCTTATATTTATGAGAAGTCGAACATCGTTCGCCTGGTTCTGCTGACGGCACTTTTCGCTTTGGTGTTTATCAATATTTATAAGCCGTTCAGTTCGTCTAACTGGTATCCGGTTTCAGAGTTTAAATTTTTTGTTTTTTCCAGCCTGATAATCCTTACCGGTGTACTGGTGGTGGTAATCAGCCGGATCGTAATGTATTATTGGGGGAGGAAACATGTTGTTTCGGTAGGCGGATATTCGCTGTGGATCCTGCTGGAGATATTTTTTATGTCTCTGTTTTATACGATTTATACGCTGGTATTGAATCCGGAACGTGAATATTTGAGTGTATTCAAAGAGTCGGCTATCAATACGAGTCTGGTATTGCTGTTGCCTTATTCGGCTTTGCATCTTTATTTTTCTTATCAGGAGAAAGAACGGCAATTGAGGTTGCTGGAAGAAGACAGGGCGGAAGCTGCCAACAAATTATCAGTATTCTCTTTCTATGACGAGAAGCACGAATTGCGTTTGTCGGTGAAGCGGACAAATCTTTTATATATTGAATCTGCTGATAACTATGTCTGTATCTGGTACCTGAATAAAGGAGTGTTGACAAAGTTCATGCTTCGCAATTCGTTGAAGGCGATCGAGGAGAGCCTGGCGGAAACAAATGTGTTACGCTGCCATCGTTCCTATATGGTCAATTTCGACCAGGTTAAAGTGATCCGTCGTGAAAAAGATGGCGTTTATCTGGAATTAGGGGTAGAGAAAGTCCCGGATATCCCGATCTCGAAGACCTATAGCGAGAAAGTTACGCATTGGTTTATGACCTATTCCTCATGATCCTGTTTTGTACGAATAAGAGCGTTCTTTTGTCGTATAAAAAAACCGGAGCTGGTATCACTACTAACTCCGGTCAAGTGTGTCTAGCAAGGTTTTTGGTTAATATGTATGTTTTATAAATAGATCTTATATATTAATCGTCAACAGCAAGCCCTGAATAGCGATA
This is a stretch of genomic DNA from Parabacteroides chongii. It encodes these proteins:
- a CDS encoding LytR/AlgR family response regulator transcription factor; translated protein: MLGHKIPAYIYEKSNIVRLVLLTALFALVFINIYKPFSSSNWYPVSEFKFFVFSSLIILTGVLVVVISRIVMYYWGRKHVVSVGGYSLWILLEIFFMSLFYTIYTLVLNPEREYLSVFKESAINTSLVLLLPYSALHLYFSYQEKERQLRLLEEDRAEAANKLSVFSFYDEKHELRLSVKRTNLLYIESADNYVCIWYLNKGVLTKFMLRNSLKAIEESLAETNVLRCHRSYMVNFDQVKVIRREKDGVYLELGVEKVPDIPISKTYSEKVTHWFMTYSS
- a CDS encoding MFS transporter — encoded protein: MTQYRWTICAMLFFATTVNYLDRQVLSLTWDEFIKPEFHWNESHYGTITSVFSIVYAICMLFAGRFIDWMGTKKGYLWSIGVWSAGACLHALCGVVTEHYVGMNSAAELIAATGDVVVVLATVSMYCFLVARCVLALGEAGNFPAAIKVTAEYFPKKDRAYATSIFNAGASIGALIAPLTIPPLAKWLGWEMAFIVIGALGFVWMGMWVFMYTSPAKSKHVNAAELAYIEQDKHEEGVAPELPEDQQKKIGFWQCFTFKQTWAFVVGKFMTDGVWWFFLFWTPSYLNTQFGIKTSDPLGMALIFTLYAVTMLSIYGGKLPTIFINRTGMNPYAARMKAMLIFAFFPLVVLLAQPLGTISPWFPVILIGIGGAAHQSWSANIFSTVGDMFPKSAIASITGIGGMAGGVGSMILQKVAGNLFVYADETHMTFMGFEGKPAGYFIIFCVCSVAYLIGWVAMKALVPKYKVITLD
- a CDS encoding DUF6051 family protein, whose amino-acid sequence is MDISLRTQQLNSLFSYDKKARLEESRLEITPFRFTQTIGASEINEFQKELATTEFCSVTDDHIQENKIFNYTVFAPSGKEKRDKAIILLHGLNERTWEKYLTWAEYLTESTGKPVILFPIAFHMNRTPGSWCNPRTVLPWVGKRKQEINNLVNSTFANVALSSRLSINPLRFYASGRESVYNLWQLVYEIKSGRHPLFKEDTSINLFAYSIGALLSQVLLLSNPEKMFNDTRLFMFCGGSIFSEMDGNARDIMDQEAFDSLQRFYRHDFLENRSLPTSFKNDFLEQAFKAMIRPDVLQEYRESFFQKACHRIQAISLKKDVVMPTGGVIKALGKASGKILEELDFPFPYSHQIPFPFRSKTDQTLVNQEFNSIFSKAAAFL